In one window of Mercurialis annua linkage group LG4, ddMerAnnu1.2, whole genome shotgun sequence DNA:
- the LOC126679173 gene encoding uncharacterized protein LOC126679173, which translates to MTPLIAASFITLLILPLIQSQPHATIQQFPLQTTTTLSVTDFGATGNGHDYDTIPIQTTINACPPSTTCHVTFPPGKYLTATVHLKSKVILHIQEGATLLGGTKIGDYDPREFSRWYVVLAENASDVGITGGGVVDGQGLRFVRRFDEIKNVMVSWNRTGACLGDECRPRLVGFIGCNNVRIWNVRFQQPAYWCLHIVRCRNTSIHDVSIYGDFNTPNNDGIDIEDSNNTVITRCHIDTGDDAICPKTYTGPLYNLTATNSWIRTKSSAIKFGSASWFNLKNLLFDNITIVDSHRGLALQMRDGGNVRDVTFSNINITTRYYHPSWWGRAEPIYVTTCPRDSNAKEGSISNILFVNISATSENGVFLSGSKGGLLSNLRFTNVNLTYRRWTEYEGGLIDYRPGCQGLVNHSAAGIIMEHIEGFEIENVNMRWSDTENRTEQWDNPLDFRPWTVNNISFSNFHSGLYKQ; encoded by the exons ATGACACCATTAATAGCAGCTTCATTCATCACTCTTCTCATCCTCCCTCTAATCCAATCCCAACCCCACGCCACCATTCAACAATTCCCACTCCAAACCACCACCACCCTCTCCGTCACCGACTTCGGCGCCACCGGAAACGGCCATGACTACGACACAATACCCATCCAGACCACAATCAACGCCTGCCCTCCATCAACAACCTGCCACGTCACTTTCCCGCCGGGAAAGTACCTGACAGCCACCGTCCACCTCAAGTCCAAAGTCATTCTACACATTCAAGAAGGAGCTACCTTACTGGGCGGCACAAAGATCGGAGACTATGATCCTAGAGAGTTCAGCAGATGGTACGTTGTGTTGGCAGAGAATGCGAGTGATGTTGGGATAACTGGAGGCGGTGTAGTGGACGGTCAAGGGTTGAGGTTTGTTAGGAGATTTGATGAGATTAAGAATGTTATGGTGAGTTGGAATCGGACCGGAGCTTGTCTGGGTGATGAGTGTAGACCTAGGCTTGTTGGGTTCATTGGTTGTAATAATGTTCGTATTTGGAATGTTAGGTTTCAGCAACCTGCGTATTGGTG CTTGCACATAGTCAGATGCCGTAACACATCTATTCATGATGTTTCCATATACGGCGACTTCAATACGCCAAACAATGATGGTATAGATATAGAGGATTCAAATAATACAGTGATTACAAGATGCCACATTGATACTGGAGATGATGCCATATGCCCGAAGACATATACTGGCCCCCTATATAACTTGACTGCAACCAACTCTTGGATTCGAACTAAATCTTCTGCAATCAAGTTTGGAAGTGCCAGTTGGTTCAATCTTAAGAATCTGTTGTTTGACAATATCACTATAGTTGATTCTCATAGAGGGCTTGCACTGCAGATGCGCGATGGAG GAAATGTTAGAGATGTGACATTCTCAAACATAAACATTACAACGAGATACTATCATCCATCATGGTGGGGAAGAGCAGAGCCTATCTACGTGACAACCTGCCCACGTGACTCGAATGCAAAAGAGGGCTCAATTTCGAATATCCTTTTCGTCAATATATCAGCAACTTCAGAAAATGGTGTTTTCTTATCAGGTTCTAAAGGCGGTCTGTTAAGCAACTTGAGGTTCACTAATGTCAATCTCACATACCGAAGATGGACCGAATACGAAGGTGGATTGATAGACTACAGACCCGGCTGCCAGGGTTTAGTGAATCATAGTGCAGCTGGGATTATCATGGAACACATTGAAGGGTTTGAGATTGAGAATGTAAATATGAGATGGTCCGACACTGAGAATCGGACTGAACAATGGGATAATCCTCTTGATTTCAGGCCTTGGACTGTTAATAACATTTCTTTCTCTAATTTCCATTCTGGTTTGTACAAACAGTGA